The following DNA comes from Montipora foliosa isolate CH-2021 unplaced genomic scaffold, ASM3666993v2 scaffold_148, whole genome shotgun sequence.
agcggcggagatctaacccgaaggttgtgggttcaattcccaccctggtcagagtttttctctgtccttgtctgggcccatttccatctgtagggctaacgctcacatggttcatatgggatagaaatctagcacttcaccttacaatctattcagttaactgtgTTTAGCATGTTTAGTTCTCTTTCCCTTGTTATCCAAGGTGGAATCTGCTGTGACAAGCTTCACAGAACGTACGTGTCCATCCTTGCTCTTGAAAACTTCTATGACACGGGCTAGTTGTCACTGGTTACGAGGAAGGTTGTCATCCTTGATGATCACAATGTCCTCGACCTGAAGGTTCTTGCGAGCTTGGCACCATTTGGGACGGGTTTGGAGACACTGCAGGAACTCTTTCTTCCATCGACACCAACATTCGTCTGCAAGGTGCTGCACTCTTCTCCAGCGTTTCCTGGAATATTTATCAGCGTCTTGGAAGATGCCTGGAGGCGACATGAAAATCTTTGACTTCATTGTCAGAAGGTGGTTGGGTGTCAATGGAGACAGAGAGTCAGGATCAGTCAGAGGATCCAGCATCAAGGGTCGACTGTTCACCACAGCTTCGGCTTCACACATCAGGGTAATCAGAGATTCGTCATCTAATTGGGTTGCATTATTTTCCAGTAGTGTAGAGAGCATGTTCCACACACTTCTGATTTGGCGTTCCCACGCCCCTCCCATATGACTTGCACTGGGAACATTCATCTTAAAGACCATCCAGTCACACCCATTTTTCAGCAACTCGGAACTGATCTTTCTCTGATCCAACTTGTTTATGGCTTCACTTAGCTCTCTTTTGGCGCCAACAAAGTTGGTACCGTGGTCACTTCTTAGTAATCGTATGGGTCCTCTTCGGCAGATGAACCTCCGGAGGGCGTTAATAAATGAATCTGTCTCAAGCGTGTTTGAGACCTCCAAGTGTATGGCCCTGGACGAGATACAGGTGAACAAGACGCCATATCCTTTCACTTCCTTTCCTCCTTGTTTTATAAGCCATGGGCCAAAATAATCAACGGCACAATTTGTGAAAGGTGGAGTGGGCGATCTTCTGGGAGGTCCGCCATCTTCTGTTCTTGAAATGTACCTCTCAGCTTTCTGCAAATGACGCATTTGTGAAGGTGACTCCGGACAACAGACGAGCCTCCAACTATCCAGAACCCATTTGAACGTATTTCATTCAGTGTCAGACCACGCCCTTGGTGCCTGACTTTCTCATGAAAGTGCTTGACCACGAGGTTAGTTACATGACTTTCCTTTGGCAAAATGGCTGGGAACCTGACATCAAAAGGCAATCCAGCTCGCCTAAGGCGGCCGCCAACACGCAGGATACCGTCAAGATCAACAAATGGGTCAAGCTTGACCAAGGGGCTAGAGAGGTTAAGCACTGACTTCCACTGCATGGACTAGAGTCGGCCTTCTTGAGGTTCAGAAGTTTGATTTCTTCTCTAAAGGAGGTAGCTTGTGCCAACTTGATTATTTTGACTTCTGCCATCTGCAACTCTTGCACCGACAATTTGGTGTTACCTGCCATCTTTATCTCTTTGGTATCTTTAGATGTGCCACAGGCCTTTGCCTCTTCTGTTGTTTTAGCTTCACCCTTGTTTGCAAGCCAGTTTAAGTAACGCAAGCAGATTGCTATGGCTCTTTTCACTTTGTACCAGTCAGAAAAGTAATCAACAAGGCCAACGGGAGACGCTTTCATTTCTTCTGTGCTTGTAGCGCAAGAGGATGTCTTCTTAACCTCCGGGTCGTCACTTGACAGTGGAATGTTCTCATTAACTCGACATTTGGGCCACTCAGACTCCTCCTTAAGAATGTGGGCCCCTTGATCCATTTTGACTCTTTGAGGTTTCTTGCATGAAGACCATGAGACGCTTCATCTGCCGGGTTGGCTTTGGTGTCTACATACCTCCACTGGTTAACTGAGGTCTTTTCGTGGATCTCTTGTACGTGATTTGCGACGAAAATGTGAAACTTTCTGCATTTATTACCAATATAACCGAGAACAACTTGACTGTCGGTCCAGAAGGTTTCTTCAATTTCACCCAAACTTAATTCCCTTCGTAGCTGCTACTAACTCTCACAGACACCACAGAAGCGGCTAGTTCTAGTCTCGGGATGGTGATTggcttaattaataataatgataataatttttaatacttCTTCTGCGCCCATTTCATAAAATGATCATGGGCGCATTACAAGGAAtagaaattaaagatatttacaataattattaaaaagtagTAAATAATGCTAATTACAATAATGGTGATACtacaaataaattgactttaaaaatttatcattcaaaaatacaaaatattgttttaaaattgagttcattgaAAAGCAGATCTAAAAAGATGTGTCTTTAAACAtcgtttaaaactcgaaatatTTGTGTTTTGACGCAGTTCTAGTGGCAGGGCATTCCAAAGTTGCGGTGCTGCCACTT
Coding sequences within:
- the LOC137986171 gene encoding uncharacterized protein; its protein translation is MRHLQKAERYISRTEDGGPPRRSPTPPFTNCAVDYFGPWLIKQGGKEVKGYGVLFTCISSRAIHLEVSNTLETDSFINALRRFICRRGPIRLLRSDHGTNFVGAKRELSEAINKLDQRKISSELLKNGCDWMVFKMNVPSASHMGGAWERQIRSVWNMLSTLLENNATQLDDESLITLMCEAEAVVNSRPLMLDPLTDPDSLSPLTPNHLLTMKSKIFMSPPGIFQDADKYSRKRWRRVQHLADECWCRWKKEFLQCLQTRPKWCQARKNLQVEDIVIIKDDNLPRNQ
- the LOC137986172 gene encoding uncharacterized protein, whose amino-acid sequence is MDQGAHILKEESEWPKCRVNENIPLSSDDPEVKKTSSCATSTEEMKASPVGLVDYFSDWYKVKRAIAICLRYLNWLANKGEAKTTEEAKACGTSKDTKEIKMAGNTKLSVQELQMAEVKIIKLAQATSFREEIKLLNLKKADSSPCSGSQCLTSLAPWSSLTHLLILTVSCVLAAALGELDCLLMSGSQPFCQRKVM